A single genomic interval of Streptomyces graminofaciens harbors:
- a CDS encoding hydrolase, with protein sequence MPDFDIDNVTASPSPDLLTPDNCAVLFVDHQPQMFFGTGSGDRTAIINATVGLAKAARSFDVPVVLSTVAAESFSGPILPQLADVFPEQKIVDRTTMNAWEDIDFVEAVKATGRRKLVLAGLWTEVCVVLPTLSALAQGYEVYVVTDASGGVSPQAHEHAVQRMIQAGAVPVTWVQVLLELQRDWARTDTYAATTGVVKEHGGAYGLGIVYAQAVIGAHAAG encoded by the coding sequence CTCCTCACCCCCGACAACTGCGCGGTGCTGTTCGTCGACCACCAGCCGCAGATGTTCTTCGGCACCGGCAGCGGCGACCGCACCGCGATCATCAACGCGACCGTGGGTCTCGCGAAGGCCGCCCGGTCCTTCGACGTGCCGGTCGTGCTGAGCACGGTGGCCGCCGAGTCGTTCTCCGGCCCGATCCTGCCGCAGCTCGCGGATGTCTTCCCCGAGCAGAAGATCGTCGACCGGACCACGATGAACGCGTGGGAGGACATCGACTTCGTCGAGGCGGTCAAGGCCACCGGCCGCAGGAAACTCGTCCTCGCCGGGCTGTGGACCGAGGTGTGCGTCGTCCTGCCCACGCTGTCCGCGCTCGCCCAGGGCTACGAGGTCTACGTCGTCACCGACGCCTCCGGCGGCGTGAGCCCGCAGGCCCACGAGCACGCCGTACAGCGCATGATCCAGGCCGGTGCGGTACCGGTGACCTGGGTGCAGGTGCTGCTGGAGCTCCAGCGCGACTGGGCCCGCACCGACACCTACGCCGCCACGACGGGCGTGGTGAAGGAGCACGGCGGCGCCTACGGCCTCGGCATCGTCTACGCGCAGGCCGTCATCGGCGCCCACGCGGCGGGCTGA
- a CDS encoding DoxX family protein: protein MDTGLLVLRLAVGLLIAGHGVQKVSFRLGGEGLAGGTEEFRHDGFRGGRLTALAAGGSQLGAGLFLAAGLLTPAAATAAMGVMTVAGTVKRLNGLWVQHDGYEYPLVLVAVCGALALTGPGRWSADHALGLTPWPLWASVAAVVLGPAAGLLTRAALHRPTAVEGAARHAQAVD from the coding sequence ATGGACACCGGACTGTTGGTCCTCCGGCTGGCGGTGGGACTCCTCATCGCCGGGCACGGAGTGCAGAAGGTGAGCTTCCGGCTGGGGGGCGAGGGGCTCGCGGGCGGCACCGAGGAGTTCCGCCACGACGGGTTCCGAGGCGGCCGCCTCACCGCGCTCGCGGCGGGCGGCAGTCAGCTCGGCGCCGGTCTGTTCCTGGCCGCCGGGCTGCTCACCCCCGCGGCGGCGACGGCCGCCATGGGGGTGATGACGGTCGCCGGCACCGTCAAGCGGCTCAACGGGCTCTGGGTCCAGCACGACGGCTACGAGTACCCGCTGGTCCTCGTGGCCGTCTGCGGCGCCCTGGCCCTCACCGGGCCCGGCCGCTGGTCCGCCGACCACGCCCTCGGCCTGACGCCCTGGCCGCTGTGGGCGTCGGTCGCGGCGGTGGTGCTCGGCCCGGCCGCCGGACTGCTCACCCGGGCGGCGCTGCACCGCCCGACGGCCGTGGAAGGGGCTGCCCGTCATGCGCAGGCTGTTGACTGA